A genomic window from Elaeis guineensis isolate ETL-2024a chromosome 3, EG11, whole genome shotgun sequence includes:
- the LOC105040177 gene encoding probable cellulose synthase A catalytic subunit 1 [UDP-forming], producing the protein MEANAGMVAGSHKRNEFVMIRHEGEAGPKPLKNLNGQVCQICGDTVGLTVTGDVFVACNECAFPVCRPCYEYERKDGNQSCPQCKTRYKRHKGSPRVEGDDEEDGVDDLDNEFNYTQGNGKTAHQWQLQGQGEDVDLSSSSRHEPQHCIPRLTNGQQVSGEIPDATPDRHSIRSPSSGYVDPSQPVPVRIVDPSKDLNSYGLGSVDWKERVEGWKLKQEKNMMQMTNKYTDGKGDIEGTGSNGEDLQMADDARQPLSRIVPIPSNQLNLYRLVIILRLIILCFFFQYRITHPVRDAYPLWLTSVICEIWFALSWLLDQFPKWYPINRETYLERLALRYDREGEPSQLAPIDIFVSTVDPMKEPPLITANTVLSILAVDYPVDKVSCYVSDDGSAMLTFEALSETAEFARKWVPFCKKHNIEPRAPEFYFAQKIDYLKDKIQPSFVKERRAMKREYEEFKVRINALVAKAQKTPEEGWTMQDGTPWPGNNPRDHPGMIQVFLGHSGGLDTDGNELPRLVYVSREKRPGFQHHKKAGAMNALIRVSAVLTNGAYLLNVDCDHYFNNSKALREAMCFMMDPALGKKTCYVQFPQRFDGIDLHDRYANRNIVFFDINLKGLDGIQGPVYVGTGCCFNRQALYGYDPVLTEADLEPNIVFKSCCGSRKKGKSGSKSYIDKKRAVKRTESTIPIFNMEDMEEGVEGYEDERSLLMSQKSLEKRFGQSPIFIASTFMEQGGIPPSTNPASLLKEAIHVISCGYEDKTEWGKEIGWIYGSVTEDILTGFKMHARGWISIYCMPPRPAFKGSAPINLSDRLNQVLRWALGSIEILLSRHCPIWYGYSGRLKLLERIAYINTIVYPITSIPLIAYCVLPAICLLTGKFIIPEISNYAGMWFILLFISIFATGILELRWSGVGIEDWWRNEQFWVIGGTSAHLFAVFQGLLKVLAGIDTNFTVTSKASDDDGEFAELYVFKWTSLLIPPTTVLVVNLVGIVAGVSYAVNSGYQSWGPLFGKLFFAIWVIVHLYPFLKGLLGRTNRTPTIVIVWSILLASIFSLLWVRIDPFTSPTQKAAAAGQCGINC; encoded by the exons ATGGAAGCCAATGCGGGAATGGTGGCGGGCTCGCACAAGAGGAACGAGTTCGTGATGATCCGGCACGAAGGAGAAGCCGGG CCTAAGCCCCTTAAAAACCTGAATGGCCAAGTATGTCAGATCTGTGGTGACACTGTAGGGCTTACAGTGACTGGTGATGTTTTTGTTGCTTGCAATGAGTGTGCTTTCCCAGTTTGTCGCCCTTGTTATGAATACGAGCGTAAAGATGGGAACCAGTCTTGCCCTCAATGCAAGACTAGGTACAAGAGACATAAAG GTAGTCCTCGGGTTGAGGGAGATGATGAAGAGGATGGAGTCGATGATTTGGACAATGAGTTCAATTACACTCAAGGCAATGGCAAGACGGCGCACCAGTGGCAGCTACAAGGCCAGGGAGAAGATGTTGATTTATCTTCATCTTCTAGACATGAACCTCAGCATTGTATTCCACGTCTGACCAATGGTCAGCAG GTTTCTGGTGAAATACCTGATGCCACACCAGATCGTCACTCAATTCGAAGTCCGTCATCAGGTTATGTAGATCCGAGCCAGCcag TTCCAGTAAGAATTGTAGATCCCTCAAAGGACTTGAACTCGTATGGTCTTGGAAGTGTTGACTGGAAGGAAAGAGTCGAAGGTTGGAAACTCAAACAGGAGAAAAATATGATGCAGATGACCAATAAATACACTGATGGGAAAGGAGATATAGAAGGAACTGGCTCGAATGGCGAGGATCTGCAAAT GGCTGATGATGCTCGTCAACCTCTGAGCCGCATAGTGCCTATTCCTTCTAACCAACTCAACCTTTATCGCTTGGTGATCATTCTCCGGCTTATCATTTTGTGTTTCTTCTTCCAGTATCGTATCACTCATCCAGTTCGAGATGCTTATCCATTGTGGCTAACATCTGTCATATGTGAGATTTGGTTTGCTTTGTCATGGCTTCTGGATCAATTCCCAAAATGGTATCCAATCAATCGTGAAACATACCTCGAAAGACTTGCCTTAAG ATATGATAGGGAGGGAGAACCTTCACAGTTAGCTCCGATTGATATATTTGTCAGTACGGTGGATCCCATGAAAGAACCACCTCTTATAACAGCCAATACAGTGTTGTCTATCCTCGCTGTGGACTACCCTGTTGACAAAGTTTCATGCTATGTTTCTGATGATGGTTCAGCAATGCTGACATTTGAAGCACTCTCAGAAACTGCAGAATTTGCTAGAAAATGGGTGcccttttgcaagaagcacaatATTGAACCCAGGGCTCCTGAGTTTTATTTTGCCCAAAAGATAGATTACTTGAAGGACAAAATACAACCTTCATTTGTGAAAGAACGCCGAGCAATGAAG AGAGAGTATGAGGAGTTCAAAGTACGAATAAATGCTCTTGTTGCCAAAGCACAGAAAACCCCAGAGGAAGGTTGGACAATGCAGGATGGCACTCCTTGGCCTGGAAATAATCCAAGAGATCACCCTGGCATGATCCAG GTCTTTTTAGGGCACAGTGGAGGGCTTGATACAGATGGCAATGAACTACCTAGACTTGTCTATGTTTCCCGTGAGAAGAGACCAGGCTTCCAGCATCACAAAAAGGCTGGTGCAATGAATGCTTTG ATTCGGGTATCTGCTGTCTTAACCAATGGTGCCTATCTTCTAAATGTGGATTGTGATCATTACTTCAACAATAGCAAAGCTCTTCGTGAAGCAATGTGTTTCATGATGGATCCTGCACTGGGAAAGAAGACATGCTATGTGCAGTTTCCTCAAAGATTCGATGGCATTGACTTGCATGATCGATATGCCAATCGCAACATTGTGTTTTTCGAT ATTAACTTGAAAGGCTTAGATGGCATTCAGGGCCCCGTTTATGTGGGAACAGGTTGCTGTTTTAACAGGCAGGCCTTGTATGGTTATGATCCTGTACTGACTGAGGCTGATTTGGAACCAAACATAGTCTTTAAGAGTTGCTGTGGTtcaagaaagaagggaaagagtgGGAGCAAGAGTTACATTGATAAAAAACGGGCAGTTAAGAGGACTGAATCCACCATTCCTATCTTCAATATGGAAGACATGGAGGAGGGGGTAGAAG GTTATGAAGATGAGAGATCGCTGCTTATGTCTCAGAAGAGCTTGGAGAAGCGGTTTGGTCAGTCACCAATTTTCATTGCATCCACCTTCATGGAGCAGGGTGGTATACCACCATCTACAAATCCAGCTTCTTTGCTCAAGGAAGCTATCCATGTTATTAGCTGTGGCTATGAGGATAAGACTGAATGGGGCAAAGAG ATTGGTTGGATATATGGTTCAGTTACTGAGGATATTCTTACTGGATTTAAAATGCATGCACGGGGATGGATATCAATTTATTGCATGCCACCCCGCCCTGCATTCAAGGGTTCTGCCCCCATCAATCTCTCTGATCGTCTTAACCAAGTGCTACGCTGGGCCTTGGGATCAATTGAGATCCTGCTTAGTAGACATTGCCCTATTTGGTATGGTTATAGTGGGAGGTTGAAGCTTCTGGAGAGGATAGCATACATCAACACCATAGTTTATCCAATCACATCCATCCCACTGATTGCTTACTGTGTGCTTCCAGCTATCTGCCTTCTCACAGGAAAATTCATCATTCCGGAG ATAAGCAACTATGCAGGCATGTGGTTCATTCTGCTCTTCATCTCAATCTTTGCAACTGGAATTTTGGAGCTCAGGTGGAGTGGTGTGGGAATTGAAGACTGGTGGAGGAATGAGCAGTTTTGGGTAATTGGTGGCACCTCAGCTCATCTATTCGCTGTCTTCCAAGGACTGCTCAAGGTTTTGGCTGGGATCGACACCAACTTCACCGTTACGTCAAAGGCATCAGATGATGATGGGGAATTTGCCGAGCTGTATGTGTTTAAGTGGACAAGCCTCCTCATTCCACCGACCACTGTGCTAGTTGTGAACTTGGTGGGGATAGTTGCAGGTGTTTCATACGCTGTCAACAGTGGCTACCAATCATGGGGTCCGCTATTTGGGAAACTATTCTTCGCCATATGGGTGATAGTTCACCTCTATCCTTTCCTCAAAGGTCTACTGGGTCGGACAAATAGAACACCAACTATTGTCATTGTCTGGTCCATCCTCCTTGCTTCCATCTTCTCATTGCTGTGGGTGCGTATCGATCCATTCACCTCCCCCACCCAGAAAGCTGCTGCTGCGGGACAGTGTGGTATCAATTGCTGA
- the LOC105040176 gene encoding glyoxylase I 4 — protein sequence MLHNAGALPLTSLNHISLVCRSVEMSLDFYQNVLGFVPVRRPGSFDFDGAWLFNYGIGIHLLQSEDPENMPKKTEINPKDDHISFQCESMTLVEKKLKEMGIPYIQRRVEEGGIYVDQLFFHDPDGFMIEICNCDNLPVIPLVVGEPVRVCKRVSLMKQQQQQQLQQQQMVQYLPPAMHVKEEPHIPCA from the exons ATGCTGCACAACGCTGGAGCCTTGCCTCTCACCTCCTTGAACCACATATCCCTCGTGTGCAGATCGGTCGAGATGTCCCTCGATTTCTACCAAAATGTTCTTGGCTTCGTTCCCGTTAGGAGGCCTGGATCCTTCGATTTCGACGGGGCATG GTTGTTCAACTATGGAATTGGCATCCATTTGTTGCAATCGGAAGATCCAGAGAACATGCCGAAGAAAACAGAGATCAATCCCAAGGATGACCATATCTCCTTCCAA TGCGAGAGCATGACCTTAGTGGAGAAGAAGCTGAAAGAGATGGGAATACCCTACATCCAGAGGCGAGTCGAGGAGGGCGGCATCTACGTAGACCAACTCTTCTTTCATGACCCAGATGGCTTCATGATTGAAATATGCAATTGTGACAACCTTCCGGTGATCCCTCTGGTCGTCGGGGAGCCGGTGAGGGTGTGCAAAAGAGTGAGTCTCATGAaacagcagcaacagcagcagctCCAGCAGCAACAGATGGTGCAATATCTCCCACCAGCCATGCATGTCAAGGAGGAGCCGCATATCCCTTGTGCATGA